A portion of the Betta splendens chromosome 2, fBetSpl5.4, whole genome shotgun sequence genome contains these proteins:
- the LOC129603030 gene encoding PWWP domain-containing DNA repair factor 4-like — protein MDGIEMFFQSKDVSGDNQMYCDQCDAKTDATTDIEIIHYPDVLMLQLKRFKFEYYQGNMDFPYTIQIQNQNYELYAFVEHFGNLKNGHYTATINSQDDEKWYNFNDTMVTLAEYKSSQCHSTQKPMVISPIVAAVLRQTMSATTRVLLLMTAATMGVLLWMTAAATGFLRQIMSTTTRILQPMTAATTGVLPQTTSASLNIKRDKTTRSNPSYLLFYRKQSKKANTGVQHQTTGVVRQTLSNATGVVLQTFSAATGALCQTLSTATGIVRQTSGALRQTLSNATGAVRQMLSNATEVVHHTTGALRQMLSNATEVVHQTTGALRQMLLNATEVVRQTTGALRQALSNATGALCQTLSNATGAVRQTLSNVTGAVRQMPSAATGALCQMLSNATEVVRQTTGALRQMLSNATEVVRQTLLNATGAVRQTLLNATEVLRQTLSNATEVVRETTGALRQMLSNATEVVRQTTGALRQMLSNATEVVRQTLLNATEVVRQTLSNATGAVRQTLLNATEVVRQTLSNATEAVRQMPSAATGAVRQTFSNATEVVRQMLSNATGAVRQLFSNATEVVRQTLSNATGAVRQMLSSATGVVLQTFSAATGALCQTLSTATRIVRQTTGALRQTLSNATGAVRQMLSNATEVVHETTGALRQMLSNATEVVRQTTGAVRQTLSNVTGAVRQMPSAATGALYVVERH, from the exons ATGGATGGGATTGAAATGTTTTTCCAATCTAAAGATGTCAGTGGCGATAACCAGATGTACTGTGATCAGTGTGATGCTAAAACTGATGCTACAACT GATATTGAAATAATACATTATcctgatgttctgatgctacAATTGAAGAGATTTAAGTTTGAATACTATCAAGGCAATATGGATTTTCCCTACACAATTCAAATACAG AATCAAAACTATGAGTTGTATGCATTTGTGGAGCATTTTGGAAATCTGAAAAATGGACATTACACTGCAACGATCAACTCCCAGGATGATGAGAAATGGTATAACTTCAATGATACCATGGTCACACTG GCTGAATACAAATCATCCCAGTGTCATAGCACGCAAAA ACCCATGGTTATCAGTCCTATTGTGGCAGCGGTTCTGCGTCAGACCATGTCGGCCACCACAAGGGTTCTCCTGCTGATGACTGCTGCTACCATGGGGGTTCTGCTTTGGATGACAGCAGCCGCCACAGGGTTTCTGCGTCAAATCATGTCCACCACCACAAGGATTCTCCAGCCGATGACTGCTGCTACCACAGGCGTTCTGCCTCAGACGACATCAGCGTCCTTAAACATCAAGCGCGacaa GACCACTAGGTCCAATCCTTCTTATCTCCTTTTCTACAGAAAACAAAGTAAGAAGGCCAACACAGGGGTTCAGCATCAGACGACGGGGGTTGTGCGTCAGACATTGTCGAACGCCACTGGGGTTGTGCTTCAGACGTTCTCAGCCGCCACAGGGGCTTTGTGTCAGACTTTGTCAACCGCTACGGGAATTGTGCGTCAGACGTCAGGCGCCTTGCGTCAGACGTTGTCCaacgccactggggctgtgcgtcagaTGTTGTCGAATGCCACTGAGGTTGTGCATCACACGACAGGGGCCTTGCGTCAGAtgttgtcgaacgccactgaggttgtgcATCAGACGACAGGGGCTTTGCGTCAGATGTTGTTgaacgccactgaggttgtgcgtcagacgACAGGGGCCTTGCGTCAGGCGTTGTCCAACGCCACTGGGGCTTTGTGTCAGACATTGTCgaacgccactggggctgtgcgtcagacgttgtcGAACGTcactggggctgtgcgtcagaTGCCTTCAGCCGCCACTGGGGCCTTGTGTCAGAtgttgtcgaacgccactgaggttgtgcgtcagacgACAGGGGCCTTGCGTCAGAtgttgtcgaacgccactgaggttgtgcgtcagacgttgttgaacgccactggggctgtgcgtcagacgttgtTGAACGCCACTGAGGTTTTGCGTCAAACGTTGTCAaacgccactgaggttgtgcgtGAGACGACAGGGGCTTTGCGTCAGAtgttgtcgaacgccactgaggttgtgcgtcagacgACAGGGGCTTTGCGTCAGATGTTGTCGAATgccactgaggttgtgcgtcagacgttgttgaacgccactgaggttgtgcgtcagacgttgtccaacgccactggggctgtgcgtcagacgttgttgaacgccactgaggttgtgcgtcagacgttgtcgaacgccactgaGGCTGTGCGTCAGATGCCTTCAGCcgccactggggctgtgcgtcagacgttttcgaacgccactgaggttgtgcgtcagatgttgtcgaacgccactggggctgtgcgtcagTTGTTTTCgaacgccactgaggttgtgcgtcagacgttgtcgaacgccactggggctgtgcgtcagaTGTTGTCGAGCGCCACTGGGGTTGTGCTTCAGACGTTCTCAGCCGCCACGGGGGCTTTGTGTCAGACTTTGTCAACCGCCACGAGAATTGTGCGTCAGACGACAGGCGCCTTGCGTCAGACGTTGTCCaacgccactggggctgtgcgtcagaTGTTGTCGAATGCCACTGAGGTTGTGCATGAGACGACAGGGGCCTTGCGTCAGAtgttgtcgaacgccactgaggttgtgcgtcagacgacaggggctgtgcgtcagacgttgtcGAACGTcactggggctgtgcgtcagaTGCCTTCAGCCGCCACTGGGGCCTTGT acgttgtTGAACGCCACTGA
- the LOC129603825 gene encoding PWWP domain-containing DNA repair factor 4-like, whose translation MPSAATGAVRQTLSNATGAVRQMLSNATGAVRQTFSNATGAVRQTLSNATGAVRQMLSNATGAVRQTFSNATGALRQTLSNATGAVRKTLLNATGALRQTLSNATGAVRQMLSNATGVVLQTFSAATRALCQTLSTATRIVRQTTGALRQTLSNATGAVRQMLSNATEVVRQTTGALRQMLSNATEVVRQTTGALRQMLSNATEVVRQTLLNATGAVRQTLLNATGAVRQTLLNATGAVRQMLSNATEVVRQTIGVLRQWLSNATEVVRQTTGALRQMLSNATGALRQMLSNATGALRQTLSNATGAVRQMLSNATEVVRQMTGALRQALSNATGAVRQTLLNVIGVVGQTLSAVIRAVHQTLSAIIGGVCQTLLNVIGGVCQTLLAVLSVTVTVTFLVLRRITPSASGIRSHEGSDSDDAEYQSSQSHSRQKKNLIKTTAMGDLRQTSATSDVGCHGGSASDPGGHNEGSSSYDVGCHEGSALNDNWTIVVIVFIFYMFYMELWFDQVIPTNNLIH comes from the exons ATGCCTTCAGCcgccactggggctgtgcgtcagacgttgtcgaacgccactggggctgtgcgtcagatgttgtcgaacgccactggggctgtgcgtcagacgttttcgaacgccactggggctgtgcgtcagacgttgtcgaacgccactggggctgtgcgtcagatgttgtcgaacgccactggggctgtgcgtcagacgttttcgaacgccactggggctttgcgtcagacgttgtcgaacgccactggggctgtgcgtAAGACGTTGTTGAACGCCACTGGGGCTTTGCGTCAGACgttgtcgaacgccactggggctgtgcgtcagatgttgtcgaacgccactggGGTTGTGCTTCAGACGTTCTCAGCCGCCACGAGGGCTTTGTGTCAGACTTTGTCAACCGCCACGAGAATTGTGCGTCAGACGACAGGCGCCTTGCGTCAGACGTTGTCCaacgccactggggctgtgcgtcagatgttgtcgaatgccactgaggttgtgcgtcagacgACAGGGGCCTTGCGTCAGATGTTGTCGAATgccactgaggttgtgcgtcagacgACAGGGGCCTTGCGTCAGAtgttgtcgaacgccactgaggttgtgcgtcagacgttgttgaatgccactggggctgtgcgtcagacgttgttgaacgccactggggctgtgcgtcagacgttgttgaacgccactggggctgtgcgtcagatgttgtcgaacgccactgaggttgtgcgtcagacgATAGGGGTTTTGCGTCAGTGGTTGTCAaacgccactgaggttgtgcgtcagacgACAGGGGCTTTGCGTCAGAtgttgtcgaacgccactggggccttgcgtcagatgttgtcgaacgccactggGGCTTTGCGACAGACgttgtcgaacgccactggggctgtgcgccagatgttgtcgaacgccactgaggttgtgcgtcagaTGACAGGGGCCTTGCGTCAAGCGTTGTCCaacgccactggggctgtgcgtcagacgttgtTGAACGTCATTGGGGTTGTGGGTCAGACGTTGTCGGCCGTCATCAGGGCTGTGCATCAGACGTTGTCGGCCATCATCGGGGGTGTGTGTCAGACGTTGTTGAACGTCATTGGGGGTGTGTGTCAGACGTTGTTGGCCGTGCTTAGTGTGACAGTAACTGTCACATTTCTGGTTTTGCGTCGCATAACGCCGTCTGCCTCCGGCATTCGCAGCCACGAGGGTTCTGACTCAGATGATGCTGAATACCAGTCATCCCAAAGTCATAGCAGGCAAAA AAAAAATCTAATTAAGACAACCGCCATGGGGGATCTACGTCAAACATCAGCCACTTCAGACGTCGGCTGCCACGGGGGTTCTGCCTCAGATCCCGGTggccacaacgagggttcatcCTCATACGACGTTGGCTGTCATGAGGGTTCTGCCTTAAACGACAATTGGACAATTGTTGTTATAGTTTTTATCTTCTACATGTTTTACATGGAATTGTGGTTTGATCAAGTAATCCCGACTAACAATTTAATCCATTAA
- the si:ch211-212k18.15 gene encoding uncharacterized protein si:ch211-212k18.15 produces MTSRDEKRYDPNDTTLKFVNKPDDLDPLPPEDGDQGLCAEMSCGHAVKPESLTGWCRSLLDQGQYKFKCPALKQGTLQKCDAVWSYQEVRRLAVLTTDEMQHFEENMARLAAAEYCEFKSCPGCKTFVEREDLTNLSVQCTICLADKKRAFQFCWQCMKEWKGPAPRSDRCGNDGCINHDLELLRTCKDTALPQVQGVGACPSIRACPTCGQRAEHDKTGCKNIICPRCQVEFCFVCLKLTEECLRTSSYFIPCRDGVAPRQTSIPVWNRR; encoded by the exons ATGACTTCTCGGGACGAGAAAAGATACGACCCCAACGACACGACGCTGAAGTTCGTCAACAAACCAGATGATCTGGATCCGCTGC CGCCAGAGGACGGAGACCAGGGTCTCTGCGCAGAGATGTCCTGCGGCCACGCCGTCAAACCGGAGTCTCTGACCGGCTGGTGTCGCAGCCTGTTGGACCAG GGTCAGTACAAATTCAAGTGTCCTGCCTTGAAGCAGGGCACGTTGCAGAAGTGTGATGCAGTGTGGTCCTATCAGGAGGTTCGTCGTCTGGCAGTGCTGACCACTGACGAGATGCAGCACTTTGAGGAGAACATGGCGCGACTGGCTGCTGCAGAATACTGTGAATTCAAATCG TGTCCTGGGTGTAAAACCTTTGTGGAGAGAGAGGACCTGACAAATCTCAGTGTGCAGTGCACCATCTGTCTCGCAGACAAGAAGAGAGCGTTCCAGTTCTGCTGGCAGTGCATGAAGGAGTGGAAGGGTCCGGCTCCTCGCTCCGACCGCTGCGGCAACGACGGCTGCATCAACCACGACCTGGAGCTCCTCCGGACCTGCAAGGACACGGCGCTGCCCCAGGTGCAGGGCGTCGGTGCCTGTCCCTCCATCCGGGCCTGTCCCACCTGCGGTCAGCGGGCGGAGCACGACAAGACGGGCTGCAAGAACATCATCTGCCCTCGCTGCCAGGTGGAGTTCTGCTTCGTGTGCCTGAAGCTCACGGAGGAGTGTCTGCGAACCAGCTCCTACTTCATCCCCTGCAGAGACGGCGTCGCCCCCAGACAAACCTCCATCCCTGTGTGGAACAGACGCTAG
- the zgc:194655 gene encoding polyubiquitin, with protein sequence MGKLFQVVVHGLRGEKMIVDLCNTEEQMKSMTVKQLKEKIAQRLPESAGEENLRLIFTDKMLDGDDTKLSDYGIQQMSVIHMVMKVPGGLLL encoded by the exons ATGGGGAAACTGTTCCAGGTCGTGGTCCACGGCCTCCGGGGCGAGAAGATGATCGTGGACCTGTgtaacacagaggagcagatgaagAGCATGAcggtgaagcagctgaaggagaagatcGCACAGAGGCTTCCCGAGAGCGCAG gagaggAGAATCTGCGGCTCATCTTCACAGACAAGATGCTGGATGGAGACGACACTAAACTCTCTGACTATGGAATCCAGCAGATGTCCGTCATCCACATGGTGATGAAGGTTCCAGGAGGACTGCTCCTTTAA